AATGAGTCAATGAATTCTACTAAGGCATCAAATATAGCAAATAATCTCAGGACTCTCAAAACTGTAGCCTTTGAACACTATATGAATAATAATGACGGGACAAATATAAATAATAATATACTTAAACTTGATAAATATATTAACAGTGAAAAAATTTCATCGGGCGAGTCTCTTAGCGAGGGCTGTTATGGAATTTATGACGGTGAGAAAGATTCTTATTTTGTAGGCTATAAATTTGCTGATAACGAGGAATCAATCAAGAAAAAACTTAAATCACGGGCAAATGTTCTCGGTCTGAAATTTTCAGATAGTAACCCGGAGTCCGGCACTGGAGACAGCGTCGTTTGGCTCAAAGTCATGTAATCAAGAAAAATTTTTGTGAGTTAGCACCCTTTCTAGCAAAATTAGAGAGGGTGTTTATTTTTGCGCTGTTATATAATGTGTAGGAATAATTTATTTTATCTAGTGAAGGAATGATTTATTATGCAGTTCAGGCGGTTCGGAAATAAATTTTTTGTGAGAATGGACAGAGGCGAAGAAATTATTAAGACTCTTCAGGATTTCTGCGTTAAAGAAAGAATCACGCTCGCTGAAGTAAAAGCACTCGGCTCAATTGATGATTTTGAGGTCGCACTCTTTGATATTAACGATAAAAAATTTCACTCAAATAAATTTACATTTCCGGCAGAAATTGTGAATCTCTGGGGAACTATTACGACTAAAGAAGGCGAGATTTATTCACATATTCACATGAGCGCGGCAAATAAGGACGGTCAAGTTTTCGGCGGTCATTTAGTTAGTGCTGTTGTGTTTGCTACTTGTGAAATGATTATAGATGATATTTCCGAGGGCAATTCTAATAATTACGTCGTCGAACGCAAATTTAGTGACGAAGTAGGCATAAATTTATTTGAATTTCTTGATTAACTTGATTAATTTATGGACTCATTAACGGGACTTCTTACGCGCGGGGAATTTCACACACAGGCAGCAAATATAATCAACTCCGGCAAAAAATGGGCTGCTTTTGTCTGGCTGAATCTTGACAACTTCAAAATGTTTAATAGCAGATTCGGCTTTAATCACGGCGATAATTTACTGCGAGAAATTGCAAACGCCCTCACTGTCATATTTCCGAGTGATTTAATAGCGCGCTTCAATGATGATAATTTTGTGATTTTGACTGATTGGACAACAGCAGAGACTAATATAGAAAATATTCAAGCCTATATTTACGCAATACATCAAAATATAACTTTGAGACTTAGAGCCGGAATTTATCTCCCGTCAACGAGTTCGCAAAATGAAGACGTTAGAATCTCCTGCGACCGCGCAAAACTAGCCTGCGACAGTATACGCAAAAATCATAGTGTCAGCTCCTGCATGTTTCACGAGGGAATGAGCAAAGAATTAGCTTTGCAGCAATATATACTTGATAATTTAGATTATGCTATGAGACATGGATATATTAAGACTCTCTATCAGCCTATTGTGAGTCTCTCAAGCGGGCAAATCTGCGAGGTTGAGGCCTTAGCACGATGGAACAGCCCCGAACACGGTTTTATTTCGCCGTCTGACTTTATACCGACTCTTGAACAGTATAGAGAAATTCACAAAATCGATATTCATTCTTTAAAGCAAGTTTGCAGGGATTATAAAAATAGGCTTGACTCTGGCTTGAAAGTTTTGCCAGTCTCTATAAATTTATCGCGGCTTGACTTTGAACTCTGTGATATATATATCGAGACAGAAAAAATTTTAGAATCGTGTAACGTCCCTCCTGAAATGATCAGAATCGAAATCACAGAGAGCGCAAATGAAGACGACACGGCATTATTGAATCTCGGCATAGAAAAATTTAGAGCTTCAGGCCATGAAATTTGGATGGATGATTTCGGGGCGGGTTATTCGTCATTGAACGTGTTAAAAGATTATAATTTCGACACAGTAAAATTTGATATGGAATTCTTGAACGGCTTTGACATAAATAAATCTGACAAGGCAAAATATATTATCAGTTCGAGTCTCTCAATGGCTCGTTTAATGGGAATGAAGGCACTTGCTGAAGGTGTCGAGACCTCCGAACAGTTAGAATATTTGACATCAATAGGCTTTGACATGGCTCAGGGGTATTTATTCGGGAAGCCTATGACTTTAGACGAAATTTTTACACTTGAAAGGAGTTCGCAATAAATGAAATTCACAAAGATGCACGGCTGCGGGAATGATTATATTTATGTAGATTGTTTTCGCGAAAAAGTTATAAATCCTGAAGAACTAGCTATAAAAATTTCTGACAGGCATTTCGGAGTAGGCAGCGACGGACTTATTTTAATTCAACCTTCAGACAAGGCCGATGCTTTTATGCAGCTATATAATGCTGACGGATCAGCCGGGACAATGTGCGGAAATGGAATCAGGTGCACAGCAAAATTTATTTACGATCACGGCATTATTTCACCTGATAAGCGTAAAACTTTAATAGATACTCCGGCGGGCGTGAAAGAAATTGCTTTAACAGTCGAGAACGGCAGAGTCACGAGCGCAAGTGTTGACATGGGAATTGCTAAAATCACAAGCGAAATTCCGGAAAATATTATAGTTCATGACATGAATTTAAAATTTGTCGGAGCTTACACGGGAACAGAACACGCAGTATATTTTATTGAAGACAACCCCGAATTAATTAATATATTCAAGTGGCCTGATTCAAAATTTGCTGTAGAGGGCGATTATTTCGAGAAACATTCAAGATTCCCCCATCGTGTAAATTCTGAATTTATAGAGATTCTTTCACGCAAAGAAATAAACATGAGAGTCTACGAACGAGGCAGCGGGGAGACTCTGGCGTGCGGGACTGGTGCGGCTGCGGCTGCGTTTGCTGGCTTTAAAGCTGGAAAACTTGACTCTGATGTATTAGTTCACTTGAGGGGCGGCGACTTGAATATAAAAATTTGTCCCGATCATAAATGCATAATGACCGGCCCGGCCGTTGAAGTCTTCACAGGTGAATATATTGCAAATTAATAGTGTCTCGGCAAACAGCATATTAACTCGCTCAAATCTGCCAGTATCTGACTATTCAGCGAATCCATATATAGGCTGTGAACATGCCTGCAAATATTGTTACGCCTCATTCATGAAGAGATTCACGAATCACCCGGAAGAATGGGGCGAATTTGTTGATATAAAGACTTGGCCGGCCTTAAAAGCAAGCAAATATCACGGTAAAGAAATTTTTTTGTCGTCAGTAACTGATCCGTATCAGCCATTAGAAGCAAAATTTTGCCGAACTAAAAAATTATTAGAAGAATTACAGGGCAGCGGCGCAAAAATAAGCATTGCTACAAAGTCAGATTTAATATTGCGAGATTTAGATATAATCAAAACTTTTACGAATCCGCGAGTCTCATTCTCAATTAATACTCTTAATGAAGATTTCAGGGCTTCAATGGATAAGGCCGTAAGCATAGAAAGAAGACTAAACGCAATGAAAATTTTACATGATTCAGGAATCCGCACGACCTGTTTTATTTCGCCGATATTTCCGGGAATTACTGACGTTGAGGCAATTATTACGCGAGCTAAAAATATTTGTAATCTCGTTTGGCTGGAAAATTTGAATTTACGCGGAAATTATAAGCCCGTTATACTGAACTGGATTCACGAGAATAAACCCGAATTAGACTCGCTTTATCATGAAATTTATACAAAGAAAGATTTAACTTACTGGCACGAACTCGACGAGAGAATAAAATTTTTTGCGAATAATAACGGCCTTGAATATGTCAGGAACGATGACTCATTCAAGCGCAAATTTGACGAGCCGCCTATAATCGTTAATTATTTCTATCATGATGAGCTGCTCAGGAACAAGAAAAAATAATTTATAGTAAAATATATACAATAAAATTTTTAGCGAAAGAGGTTGTTAATAATGACAGATAATGAAAGATATGTGCGTGAAGAAGTATTTAATGAGAGTATGCGCAAGATTGACGAACGTTTTGCAAAGATTGACGAGCGATTCGCAAAAGTAGACGAGAGATTTAACGCTATAGAAAACCGTCTAGCTGATATGTCGGGCGAAATAAAATCAATCAATGCTCGTATTGAGGGCGTTATAGATACTTTTTCAGTGGCAATTAACGGCCTGAATTCCCGAATCGACGACATAAGGGACAGCCAAGCATACGGAGCAGCAAAATGGGGGATAATTGTAGCTTTCTTTGTCGGAATCGTTCAAGTAGCAACATCTGTAATTCTTCATTTCTGGAAATAATATAATAACAGAGTCGGAGATTCATAACCTGCCCCGACTCTGAGAGAATGAATTTATTTACATGCTTGTGCGATAACTTTTGCGGCTTTCACTAACAAATTTTCAGGAATATTTACAGGCGGCAATAATCTTAATTTATCCTTTGCAGTAGTACATAATACCCCGTTATTAATGCATTCCTGCGCGGCCTCTCTTGAAGGTCTTGACGGTTTGACTCCCAGCATTAAACCTATACCAGTCGGGTTAAAATCTGATAGAATCTCCCGCAAAATCTCTCCTTTTCGCGTTACTTCCTGCAATAAATCATCGTCTATGCGCGATAAAATATTACAAGCTCCCGCACAAATTGCCGGATTCCCCCCGAATGTCGAGCCGTGATCGCCGTGATTAAATACGTTTTGAACTTTCTCATTAAATAATGTCGCCCCTATAGGAAGCCCGCCGCCGAGTCCCTTTGCAACTGTTACAATATCAGGCTGGAATCCATAATGCTCATAAGCGAATAATTTACCAGTTCGGCCATTTCCTGTTTGAACCTCGTCAATTATAAGCAAAATATTTTTATCGTTCACAAATTTTTTTATTGCCTCGGCGTATTCATGAGTCAAAGGCACGACACCGCCTTCACCCTGTATGCATTCAATCATGATTGCTGCCAGCTTATTTTCTCGTGAAATTTTTTCGAGCTCGTCAATATCTCCCGCGTGGGCATATACGAATCCCGGCGTTAAAGGCTGATATAATTCGTGATAGTGTTCTTGACCAGTCGCAGCAAGAGTCGTTATTGTCCGACCGTGAAAGCTGTTCCATAGGGTAATAATATTAAAGTGTTCGGGACTCTTTGAGTCGGCTGCAAATTTTCTCGCGGCTTTAATTGCGCACTCGTTGGCTTCTGCTCCTGAATTGGAGAAAAATACTCGGCTCATTCCTGAACGTTCACAGAGCATTTTTGCAAGTTTCGCACAAGGTTCATTATAGTATAAATTAGAAGTGTGCTGAATTTTTCCTAACTGGGCAATAACAGCATTCCGCCATTCTTCATCAGCTGCCCCGAATAAATTAACGCCTATTCCGCTGCCCATGTCAATATATTCGCGGCCGTCTTCGTCATAAATTAATGAGTTCGAACCTGAAGCAATCTCAACTTCAAAACGGTTATAAGCATTGACTATAAAATTTTCATCAAGTGAACGAGTATTCATAAATATAATCACTCCGATAAAATAAATAAATAAATATAAATTTTCTATGCAATTATATAATAAATTTATCGCAAAAAAACGGCCTCCCCTGTATTTCTACAAAGAAGACCGCTCGAAAGGATGCATGACAAATAGATTTACATCAAGATTTATAGATAGACACCACGTAAAGCAACAATATCGGCGACTCGCTTAATTGCTGCGATGTAGGCAGATCGTCTCATAGTAACTTTTTTGTCCTGAGCATATTCCCAGACTCTATTAAAATTTTCTTTCATTAAATTAACGAGTCTCTCATTATATTCTGCTTCAGTCCAAGAATAGCCCTGTAAATTCTGCGCCCACTCAAAATAAGAACCTATAACGCCGCCGGAGTTTGCTAAGAAGTCAGGTACAACAATAACGCCTGCGTCCTTCAAAATCTCTTCACCCTCAGGAGTTGTAGGACTATTCGCGCCCTCAAGGATATATTTTGCTTTGACTTTATCAGCTGTGTCTTGATTAATAACGCCCTGTAATGCGCAAGGTAAAAGAAAATCGCAGTCAACTAATATTGCATCGTTAACGCCTAATTTTTCGCAGCCTTCTGACTCAAAGCCTTCAAGTTTGCGACCTCGTTGATGCGGGTCTCTATTTACGTACTCAAATGCTTTAGAGATATTAACGCCCCTAGGATTATAATATGTTCCTGTTGTGTCGCTTATTGCAACGATTGTAGCGCCTGCTTCTTCTAAGAATTTTGCTGCATAACTCGCGACATTTCCGAAACCGTGAACGGAAATTTTTAATTTTTCAGGATCAAGCCCCTTCAAGCGCATTAACTCAAACGCACAAGCAGCCAAGCCCCGCCCTGTTGCCTCAGTACGGCCTTTTGCGCCCCAGTAGTCGATGGGTTTTCCTGTCAACATAGCAGGCTCAAAGTGTCCGAGCATTTTACAAATTGTGTCCATGATCCAGACCATTTCTTGACCGCCTGTATACATATCGGGCGCGGGAATATCGCTCCAACGTCCGATAATGGGTGCGATTCTTGCTCCGAAAGTACGTGACATTCTTTCTTTTTCTCGGCGAGTCAATTTCGTGGGATCGCAGCAAATTCCGCCCTTGCCGCCGCCGTAGGGAATTCCCGCAAGTGAACATTTCCAAGTCATGATCATAGCGAGTCCTTCGCATTCGTCGCCGCTTACGTCAAGAGCATAACGTATACCGCCTTTTGACGGGCCCAAAGCTGTAGAGTGCTGAATTCTATATCCCTTGAAAACTTGAACGCTTCCGTCTTCCATTTCGACGGGTACAGAGACATCGAGTCTGCGTTCTGAGTAGCTTAACATTGATATTAAACTTTCGCTTAAGTGCATATCATCGGCCGCCGCATAGAAATCACGTAGAGCCGTATCGAGTAATAAGTTGTCGGATCTTCTCCGTTCAGTCATTAAATAACACCTTCAAATAGTTAGACAATTTTTAATTTTTTATTTAATAATTTAACGGTTGAGAATTTTACAAGGGTATTCTTATTTTGTCAAATCGTATTAGTAAACAAGTTTAAAAATTTTTTGTGTGAAATCTTGTTATTGCTTGTGTTATGAGAGATATAAAAATTTTTTGTGAGTTATATATTTGCCAGCGACAAATTACGGAGTGAGACGAGAAATTTATACATAAGCGAGTGAAAATTTTGCAGTAATTATTGAATGTATCAAATCAGCCCGATATTTTTGCTTGAGTCTCTCATGTGAAAGAGTAAATAATTTTGCGTAATTATCAAGCCAGCCCGATAATATTTACTGTGAAAAGTGTAAATGATTTATTATAATTTGCTTGAGTTCGCAGCTATAAAAATATTCCTGTGATAAAATTTGCTTGTAAATAAAAAATTTTAATGGAGCGTTTATAATGACAGAAGCAGCAAAAATTAATCACGACGCATTAAAGACTCTCAGGGACGATATAGAATGCAAGACAGGCTTTAAAATCGTGAAGATAGAAGACGGCCTCGCAGTTAGTGAGCTTGATTTACAAGAAGAACATTTTAACCCGTACGGAATACCATATGGCGGAGTCTTATTCACAATGGCTGATGATACATCGGGATTAGCTTTCATAAGTGCAGGAGGGAACGGCGTAACAGTAAACGGGCATGTTGATTATTTGCGGGGATCTAGGGACGCTCAAAAATTGATATGTACTGCAAAAGTGAGAAAAGCAGGCAGAAGGATTCATTATATAGACGCTGATATAGTGAATGAAAAGGGGCTAGACCTCTGCCGCTTCAAATTTGTATTCTTGAATCTTGACAGTTAAATAAATTATGCTGCTGAGTCGTTCATGATTTCAATAAAATCTCCGAGTCTTGTCTCGATTTGGCCGCTGTCAGTCTGTGAGAAATCAGTATCAAGCCTCAAATACGGCAAGTGTAAATCATTTTGCGCAAGAGTCATAGTGTTATATGCTTCAACGGCGAAAGTATGACAGCCCTGTAAAACTATTTCGATTATGCCGTCAACTTGATATTCTTTCACGAGCGATTTAATATCGTTGAATCTCTCATTATTTGGACTCATGACTGAGCAGTTAATCTTTAAATAACGTTCAGCAAGTGCCTTATAAGGGTCATTATTATTCTCGTCGACTAAAAATTTTTGAGTTCTAGGCCCAGCGCAGTTATCAGCACAAACATAATCGGCTCCGAGCTCTTCAAGACGCTTTATAACTTTATCGCGGACTCCGGCATTTGGGCAGCCAGTAATTAAGACTCTTGGCCGGTTTTCTGTATTATCGCGGACTCTTGATTTAAATTCTTGTGTGATTCTCTTAACTTTTGCGATTAAGTCATCATCAGTAAAATGAAAGTCAATACTTTCTGCCGCTGTGCTGAGTTCATAGCCTGACACGGGGGAGGGCTTAATTTTTGCGACCTCGTATAAATCTACTATTGCGCGGCGTAACTTGTTGCGATAAATAATAGCCTCGTGTAATTTTTCCGGAGTGATATTCACATTAAATAATTTCTCAAGAAAATTTGCGGCTCGTTTTATCTCAAGAGTAAAGGACTCTAAAGCTAATTCTTGATCCCTACCCTGCGGCAAATTCATGACGTGAACGGGCTTAATTAGATTCATGAGCTCATACATTTTCTTTTTCCCGTCGCAAGTTGTCTCGGCTAATATCCCATCAGAGAAATAAAAAAATGGGCATTGATCGCTGATAGCCATTCCGTAACTAGCTTTGATTAACGGGCATAAAGTTTTAGGGAGTCTTGTTTCAGCTTCGGGGATTCCCTGTTCACTCTTCCCGCAGAGTCCCACGGAAATAGCCCCGGCAGCGTTAATAATTTCTAGTGGAGTGTACGAACAAAAGCAGCCGATTACTTTTTTGCCGCTTTTCTTGGCCTCGTAAAGACTCATAAATGATTTCTTGCGTGATTCGTTGAAAGTCTCAAAATTTTTAGGTAGTGAAAGCATTAAAATTATTCCCCCTCGTTAAAATTCTTGCTTAAATCCTAAATGTGAATCATAAAACTTTCAATAATGAAATCATTATATATTTTCCTTATTCAATGCTCCAGTTTGCCCAGCGTTTTAACTCATATTGCTTGAGATTTCCGGATTCTATTTCATTTATGGCCGAGTCTATGCGAGCTAATAATTTTTCTTTGTGTGTGGGAATTCTGCCCTTAATCGGAAATAAATTCGTCTTGTGAGTCGCGTCCCATATCGTTGAAATATTTAATTGCGATAAAATTCCCCGGCCTTCTTTGAGAGCTTCAAAAGGCGGCATTCTGTGAAATTCATGACTTCTGACTTTTTCGACCAGTCCCGCGCCCTTGAATAATACAAGAGTTACGACTGTTAATTGAAACGGGTTAGCTTGATTTAATAAATTTATAGTGCCGCTGATATGACTCTCTGACATGTCAAGCCCGCCGAGTCCCAGCATTATATAACACGAATATTTTATATTTGCCTCGTCAAGCATTTGCATGGCCTGTAGATTTTGTGCGCTAGTTACTCCCTTATTGTGAAAATTTAAGACTTCATCAGAGCCGGACTCGATTCCTATACATAGTCTGTCAAAGCCTGAGTCATGCAAAATTTTCAGCTCGTCCTGAGTCTTTCGTGTAATATCATCAGCACGGGCAAAAGCTGAAATATATTCAAGCTCCGGAAAATGTGATTTAATAATACCTGCAATTTTTAGCAATTTATCAGGACTTAACACAAAAGGATTCCCGCCGGCAAGTAAAAATCTCTTGGCCGAGTTAATTTTTTGCTCGTGAATATAGCGCAATTTCTTAATATTTGACTCGATCTCGTCAAGTGAAAGCTCACGAAATTTTTTGCCCTGATTCAAATCGCAATACAGGCATTTATTATAGCTGCAACTTATAGTAACAGGAATCTGAATCGTATAAGCCTCAGCCATAGGGACATAATAATAAAATCCATATTCGCCGTAAATGTCGCGTTTGAACTCGTTAATCTGCTGAATTCTATTATTTGTCATGACTTAAGCGCGCAAAAAATTTTTATATTCGTCTAAGCTCATTAAATTATCAAGTTCTGAAATATTTTCAGGTTGAATCTCAATCAGCCAGCCGTCGCCGAATGGGTCACGATTTATAATTGCCGGAGAGTCTTTAACTGAGTCATTAACTTTCACAATAACGCCTGAAACTGGAGAAATTATTTCACTCACTGATTTAGTAGCCTCGATTGAGCCGAATGAGTCGCCCGCTCTTAAATGCGTATTAACCGGGCAAATTTCAACGTGAACAATATCGCCGAGTGATTTTTGCGAGTAGTCATCAATTCCGACTCTGACAAAATTATTTATTTTCGCTGCCCATTCGTTATTATTCGTGTAAAGTAAATCATTCTTGAATTCTAGCATTATTATATTCTCCTTTGAGTGTCCAGTTTGAATCTAAATATTTAGCGAGCATTAATTTATTTATATTATTATTTATCTCGCTCAAGTCTATATTATCACCAGCAAAAAATTTTATATATTCCCGTTTAAATATATCTTGTGAAATTCCGGAGCTATAACGCAAATTTTTATCAGGCAATAAATTATCACGTGAAATATTCGAGCTTGTATCATATTGCGAAAAAAATTTTAATGACTCTTGACCGCATATAATATCGCATAAAAGAGTCATAAATTCCCGAATGTTTATATCACGCTTTAAAAAATTTTTGAGATTCACAACTTTTTTTGCAGGATCTGAACGCCTCAAAACTTTATGAATAACTCTCAAGTCCGAGTCAAATAATAAAGTCCCATGATGTAACAAAATATTATTCCTGTGAAATTGTGCCATGCCCGAAAATTTATAATTATTCACTAACAAATCATTATGATTAAATTCAAGAGTGCCGTTAATGCCGATTTTCACGAGAGAGTTTATTATAATATCAGCAAAAAATTTCAGATTATATATTTTCCTGTCATGCAAGATAAAGCTGTAATTTACATTTCCTAAATCGTGATAGACTGCCCCGCCGCCTGAATTCCGCCTGACAATTTTTATATTATTCCCGCGCGCAAAATTTATATCAATCTCGTCATAAATATTATTAAATCGTCCGAGAATTACTGCCGGTTCATTCTGCCATAAAAAGAAGCAGCCTTCAAATTTAGATAACGCGCATAAATCGCAAAAAATTTCTTCACGAGCCAAATTAAACGCTGGATTATACATTATTCGCCGTCCGGTGCATCAGGGCGCATAATTCTTATAGTCTCGTCCTGAAACCAGTCATAAATTGTGCGTTTCTGTTCGTGCTGATTTCTTAATCTCTCAATGCTTGAGCCGAGAATATAAACGGGATTCACGGGATTAATTAAATCATGGCCGAATTTTCGCAGAGTCAGACTCAAATTTTCTAACTCGTTTTCTGTATCAGTGATAAAGGCTATTAAATTCCAGTCCTCGTTCTCGTCATGATCTATATCGAACCATCCGGGCAAAAATATCCGGCGCTGTTCAGTCAAGAAAATATGCAGCTTCCCTATAAACGGCAATAAATTTTTATAATCGCCTGAAACTTTCTGCACGAATAATCTATCAGCGTCAAGAAATTTATATTTGTCGCTCTCTAATTGCGGGTAATTCTTATAGTGATTAAAATCTGCGCGTGCCCTCATGACAAAATCAACGCACAAATTACCGTAATGCAAATTATTAACTCGTGCCCATTCGTCGAGCTTAATTTGTCCGGGAGCTTGAAATTTTCTAGCAGAGACTCCGACATTCGGGAAGTCAGCAAGAAATTTTTTTATTTCCTGAGAGTCCGGCCAAGCTGCTTTTACTCGTTCACCGTCAAAAATAAAATATTTATCGTCATTAAGGCACGGCATAATTTGAAAATTTTCGCGGATTGTGATTTCCTTAATGCCCCAGTCAGTTAAGAAGGCTTTATCCATTAATTGAGTCATTATATTTAGATCAAGCATTTCACGAGCTTTTGACTCATTTATTATAATTTCTCCGGGCGGAGTAATCGGCAAATATAAATCTTTCGCGGCTCCCTCACGAGTCTTTATGCCCTTTTCTGTGAGAATGTAAATATTATTAATTTGCTGTAAATCGTCTGATTCACATAAAATTTTCAGCCCGTCCGGATTCTCGCCGGCAAGTTTAATAGTTTCTTCGTTCCAACATGGCAATTCTTGAGTGAATAACAATAATAAATTTTCCATGACTATATAATAATATAAAAAATGGGAGCCGTGAATGACTCCCCTGAAAAATTTTCGCGTTAAATCTCGTCGGCTGATTTGATTTCTTTGACTTCAGCGACAACGCCCTTTTTAAGTGTAGCAAGTGCCGGCAACTTCCCAGCGAGTCCTAATTTTTCCGTCATTCTAGCATTTCTATAACCGTCAATAACAGGAATCTTGACTCCCTTTGCCTTTGCTGCATTCTCGACTGAATTAGAAAGTTTCACCTGCGACTCGTCAATGCTTGAATAGAAAAACGCTTTTACTTCTTCAGGCTCCAACAACGTAGCTTTTAAGTGCAATTGCTCATTAATATACGACGATGCGGCCATAGCTGCGACTGCTCCGTCTGCTGCTGCTGTGATAACTTGACGCAAATATTTGCTCCGAACATCGCCCGCCGCAAAAATTCCTTCTACTGAAGTCTCCATGTGATCATTTGTGATAATCCAGCCGCCCCGTTCAGCTTTAACGAGTCCGCGCACACACTCATCATCAGGCTCTTGCCCCACGAACATAAACACGCCTGACACTGCAAGATTTGAGATTTCGCCGGTCTTAACATTTTTGAGTACGAGATTTTCAACCATTCCGTCGCCCTCGATTTTCTCTACGACTGTGTTATAAACGGGTTCAATTTTAGGATTTGCGAGTGCCTGAGCGATTGCTGCCCTGTCTGCCCTGAACTCGTCGCGCCTGTGAATGATATAGACTTTTGACGCGAATTTTGTGAGATAGCCGCCCTCTTCAACTGCTGTGTTGCCGCCTCCTACTACTGCGACCTCTAAATCTTCAAAGAATGCGCCGTCACATACTGCACAGAAACTCACGCCCTGCCCGATGTGTTCCGCTTCACCCTCACAGCCTAATCTCTTAAAGTGTGCGCCGGTTGCTACGATAACTGCTTCAGCCTCGATCTCGTTTGCTTGGCCGCTCTTGTGAGTGATAATAACTTTCTTGTCGCCTCGTAATTCGACCTTGCTGTCGTCTACCATGCGGATTTCAGTGTTGAATTTCAGCGCGTGATTCTTGAGTAAATCAC
The genomic region above belongs to Synergistaceae bacterium and contains:
- a CDS encoding Glu/Leu/Phe/Val dehydrogenase yields the protein MTERRRSDNLLLDTALRDFYAAADDMHLSESLISMLSYSERRLDVSVPVEMEDGSVQVFKGYRIQHSTALGPSKGGIRYALDVSGDECEGLAMIMTWKCSLAGIPYGGGKGGICCDPTKLTRREKERMSRTFGARIAPIIGRWSDIPAPDMYTGGQEMVWIMDTICKMLGHFEPAMLTGKPIDYWGAKGRTEATGRGLAACAFELMRLKGLDPEKLKISVHGFGNVASYAAKFLEEAGATIVAISDTTGTYYNPRGVNISKAFEYVNRDPHQRGRKLEGFESEGCEKLGVNDAILVDCDFLLPCALQGVINQDTADKVKAKYILEGANSPTTPEGEEILKDAGVIVVPDFLANSGGVIGSYFEWAQNLQGYSWTEAEYNERLVNLMKENFNRVWEYAQDKKVTMRRSAYIAAIKRVADIVALRGVYL
- a CDS encoding EAL domain-containing protein; protein product: MDSLTGLLTRGEFHTQAANIINSGKKWAAFVWLNLDNFKMFNSRFGFNHGDNLLREIANALTVIFPSDLIARFNDDNFVILTDWTTAETNIENIQAYIYAIHQNITLRLRAGIYLPSTSSQNEDVRISCDRAKLACDSIRKNHSVSSCMFHEGMSKELALQQYILDNLDYAMRHGYIKTLYQPIVSLSSGQICEVEALARWNSPEHGFISPSDFIPTLEQYREIHKIDIHSLKQVCRDYKNRLDSGLKVLPVSINLSRLDFELCDIYIETEKILESCNVPPEMIRIEITESANEDDTALLNLGIEKFRASGHEIWMDDFGAGYSSLNVLKDYNFDTVKFDMEFLNGFDINKSDKAKYIISSSLSMARLMGMKALAEGVETSEQLEYLTSIGFDMAQGYLFGKPMTLDEIFTLERSSQ
- a CDS encoding diaminopimelate epimerase, producing the protein MKFTKMHGCGNDYIYVDCFREKVINPEELAIKISDRHFGVGSDGLILIQPSDKADAFMQLYNADGSAGTMCGNGIRCTAKFIYDHGIISPDKRKTLIDTPAGVKEIALTVENGRVTSASVDMGIAKITSEIPENIIVHDMNLKFVGAYTGTEHAVYFIEDNPELINIFKWPDSKFAVEGDYFEKHSRFPHRVNSEFIEILSRKEINMRVYERGSGETLACGTGAAAAAFAGFKAGKLDSDVLVHLRGGDLNIKICPDHKCIMTGPAVEVFTGEYIAN
- a CDS encoding acetylornithine/succinylornithine family transaminase, translating into MNTRSLDENFIVNAYNRFEVEIASGSNSLIYDEDGREYIDMGSGIGVNLFGAADEEWRNAVIAQLGKIQHTSNLYYNEPCAKLAKMLCERSGMSRVFFSNSGAEANECAIKAARKFAADSKSPEHFNIITLWNSFHGRTITTLAATGQEHYHELYQPLTPGFVYAHAGDIDELEKISRENKLAAIMIECIQGEGGVVPLTHEYAEAIKKFVNDKNILLIIDEVQTGNGRTGKLFAYEHYGFQPDIVTVAKGLGGGLPIGATLFNEKVQNVFNHGDHGSTFGGNPAICAGACNILSRIDDDLLQEVTRKGEILREILSDFNPTGIGLMLGVKPSRPSREAAQECINNGVLCTTAKDKLRLLPPVNIPENLLVKAAKVIAQACK
- a CDS encoding DNA-binding protein, with translation MQFRRFGNKFFVRMDRGEEIIKTLQDFCVKERITLAEVKALGSIDDFEVALFDINDKKFHSNKFTFPAEIVNLWGTITTKEGEIYSHIHMSAANKDGQVFGGHLVSAVVFATCEMIIDDISEGNSNNYVVERKFSDEVGINLFEFLD
- a CDS encoding radical SAM protein, with translation MNILQINSVSANSILTRSNLPVSDYSANPYIGCEHACKYCYASFMKRFTNHPEEWGEFVDIKTWPALKASKYHGKEIFLSSVTDPYQPLEAKFCRTKKLLEELQGSGAKISIATKSDLILRDLDIIKTFTNPRVSFSINTLNEDFRASMDKAVSIERRLNAMKILHDSGIRTTCFISPIFPGITDVEAIITRAKNICNLVWLENLNLRGNYKPVILNWIHENKPELDSLYHEIYTKKDLTYWHELDERIKFFANNNGLEYVRNDDSFKRKFDEPPIIVNYFYHDELLRNKKK
- a CDS encoding PaaI family thioesterase, which gives rise to MTEAAKINHDALKTLRDDIECKTGFKIVKIEDGLAVSELDLQEEHFNPYGIPYGGVLFTMADDTSGLAFISAGGNGVTVNGHVDYLRGSRDAQKLICTAKVRKAGRRIHYIDADIVNEKGLDLCRFKFVFLNLDS